The stretch of DNA TAAAAAAATCGGTTTCGAAGGAGGACAAATGCCTTTACAAAGACGTTTACCAAAATTTGGTTTCAAAAATATAAACCGTGTAGAGTATCAAGGTATCAATCTAGATACAATCCAAGCACTTGTAGATGAAAAGAAAATTACCGATACCTTGAACAGGGAAGTAATGTTAGAATTAGGTTTGATACACAAAAACGATTTAGTGAAAATCTTAGGTCGTGGAGAGTTGACTGCCAAATTAAATATTACAGCAGATAAGTTTACAAAAACTGCCCAAGAAGCGATCGAAAAAGCTGGAGGTAAAGCAGAATTAATTAACGAGAAGTAAATATTTTTGGATGAAAGGTTTTATACAGACCCTACAAAATATTTGGAATATTAAAGAACTAAGGCAAAAGTTATTATTAACTTTTGCTTTGTTATTGGTATACAGATTCGGTTCTTATGTACCACTTCCAGGGGTTGATATCAATGAAGTGAATCGATTTATAGAGGATCAAGCACACAGTAAAACGGGTATCCTTGGATTGTTGAATTCTTTTACAGGAGGGTCTTTTAGTAGAGCCTCGATTCTCGCATTGGGAATCATGCCTTATATTTCTGCTTCCATCGTGGTGCAGTTAATGGGACTGGCAGTACCTTCCATACAAAAATTACAAAAAGAAGGAGAAAGTGGACGAAACAAAGTCAATCAGATAACTCGTTGGTTAACCATCGGGATTTGTTTGGTTCAAGCACCTGCTTATCTCACGTTGACAACATCACAAATCCTCCCGTATGATCCTTCTTCTGGGTATGCATTTTACTTATTGCCACCATCGAATTTTTGGTTCTGGTTTCCATCAATCATTATCTTGGTAACGGGTACAATATTTGCGATGTGGTTAGGTGAAAAAATAACCGATAAAGGAATAGGGAATGGTATATCTATTTTGATTATGGTAGGGATTTTAGCAGATTTACCAAGAGCATTAATGAATTCTTTCGAAACAGATACCTCTGGCGGAATGTTTTTCTTGCTAGAAATTCTTGGTCTAATTCTGGTAATAGCTTTTTGTATCATGATAGTTTCTGCCGTACGAAAAGTACCTGTACAATACGTACGACGAGCACAAACCGGTAGCAGTAGTTATATACGTTCTGTAACAGATTCTGTACGTTCGTATATCCCTCTAAAAGTGAATGCTGCAGGTGTAATGCCGATT from Weeksella virosa DSM 16922 encodes:
- the rplO gene encoding 50S ribosomal protein L15 yields the protein MNLSNLKPAPGSTKNKFRKGRGEGSGNGLTAGRGHKGAKSRSGYSKKIGFEGGQMPLQRRLPKFGFKNINRVEYQGINLDTIQALVDEKKITDTLNREVMLELGLIHKNDLVKILGRGELTAKLNITADKFTKTAQEAIEKAGGKAELINEK
- the secY gene encoding preprotein translocase subunit SecY → MKGFIQTLQNIWNIKELRQKLLLTFALLLVYRFGSYVPLPGVDINEVNRFIEDQAHSKTGILGLLNSFTGGSFSRASILALGIMPYISASIVVQLMGLAVPSIQKLQKEGESGRNKVNQITRWLTIGICLVQAPAYLTLTTSQILPYDPSSGYAFYLLPPSNFWFWFPSIIILVTGTIFAMWLGEKITDKGIGNGISILIMVGILADLPRALMNSFETDTSGGMFFLLEILGLILVIAFCIMIVSAVRKVPVQYVRRAQTGSSSYIRSVTDSVRSYIPLKVNAAGVMPIIFAQAIMFLPGTIASYFLDGDSRIQQFFVKMADPFTFEYNLIFGLLIIVFTFFYTAITIPVNQMAEDLKRNGGIIPGIKPGRETANYLDDILSKITLPGAFLLTLVAILPALVRLLGVEQSLAMFFGGTSLLIMVSVILDTVQQINTYLLNQHYDGMMASGRTSRK